The genomic segment CTTTTATACTACTCAATTTGCTTGAGCACATGagtcctatttttttttttggcactattcatgAGTCACTCATACTTTGTATTTTATccttaatctaaaataaaacataatcaagtgaggtctagtttgattcgtctcaatgtaaatttacttttttatttggaAACATTCTGAAGAAGCCAAGAGATGTTATGGGATGAGGGATCCAACTgcaaattataattttctacaAAACAACACTTCATTCGTTTGTACATAAATCATTAAGAGTACAATGTTCCAAATGACCATGCATAGTTATGAGTGACTTaatgaattttattaatatcaatcttttttaattctaattatgcataattagagatattagggattaaattagtgcattaagCTGTTAACTAGTGTCCAAAACTAAATAGGCTACATGTGCTGGACTAGATCAGGGGGAGTATGTTTCACTTAGTAATGAAGCATGTGATAGCATCAAATAAGGGGTTTTTACATCTTATTAGGCGTCCATTAGGAGTTTTATGGCTTAAATTCTTTAGTTCATCCCAAAAAGACGAGTTAACTAAAGAGTTTTTTAAAGCTTCATTTAGACAGCTATATATGGAGTCTACATCAAGTCACAATTTAACTCTTAGCTTAATAAGAGTCAACATTAGGATGGCAATTTTAAGAAGCTAAGAGTCATGTAATTAGACATGTAAACTAGGGTGTAGCCATGCCTAAGTTCATCTAAATGAAGATACCAAGCTACTTTAAAAAGGTAGAACTTAATTGCAAAAACAAAACTGATTTTCTCTGTGAAATTTGCAATTTAAGTGTGACGACTCTTGGGAAATTCTTAGTGATGACAAAAGGTGCTTTGAGGACTTAGTTAAGTTTTCTTCTAAGTAGCTTAAAAATCCCACTTTCCTTGAGTTTGTTTAAAAAAGAGCATGACTTATATTCTTTTCATTGCATTTTCGTGTTATAAACCTTGCACCTAGAACGATGCTTGCTTGAAATCGTTTCAAACTAATATAATGATGTGGATTGCCATAAAAGGTTTTTAAATGTTGGTTATGACTTTAAGAATGAGAACGTAAGAGATTTTTCAGGAGGGAGGGAGGGAGGTTGTTTCTATAGCTTTTTGTTTAGGCGTAGTGAAGTATTGCATTGATCTATAGCATGCAGAGAGACATACTTTGCACTGATTATAAAGGTTTCTGTAAACACTGCTGCATCAAAATTATCAGAATTTATAACGCAACATACTTGCAATGCTTTTTTTTACTATGCTTTCCTGCAAACACTGTCTTATGTCATCATCTACAGGTGCATGCCCCCTTATTGCTGTCAAATGGatcattttatttgttattttggtcCTGGATGTAACTAACTATTGGCACTGCCATACAAAGGTCACGACATTTGGACTGTCTAATTTAGTTGAAATTTGTTACAGTTTATGAGAAAAAAATCCAAATTTGGTCTTCAGGGATTCGATGTAGGAGTCCAAGATATAACTAGTTTAACATCAGCTGTATGTGAATTTTTATAAAACTACATCTAATGTATTGAAGTTACCGAAGTCAATGTATAGAAGTTGCTAAATCATATGGGAAGTTGCTAAATCTCTTCATCAATATGGATCTTGTAATGGCTTTTCTTGACATTTACCTTTTCTTATACTAATAGTTTCAATACTTTTTTGTAGGTTGTTACTCCAATTGCACCGCTAAGCCAGCAGGTATATTCTGCACTTCTCTGCCTTTTTTTTCTTAAGATTGATTCCTGGCGTTAGTTGCATGTTCGCTGTACAGCGTTTTATGTTCTGTCTTGCTTGATCATGTATTCGTAGTGTTATGATGTGAGTGCATTTTTGAATCATCGATGCTTCGGACAAATCTGTTGTATATGTTTATACATTATTGCCCTATTACAGTTCTTTCTTGAGGTTGGGTAGTAAGCTCTGTGTAATGCACAGGCCaacaactaaaatttttttatgatgttTGAAGttacaaattttttaatattgtaattATAAGAGTTGGATTTGGGAAGATATAGTTTTGAACAATCTCATAAGTGCTATTCAGTTATGTGTGTCGATGACTTCACTATATATGTGACGTGTCGATGACTTCACTATATATGTGACGATTGCTTAGTTAGTAAACTCTGTCACTGGTCCTTGTGGCTTCCTATTCACTTAAAAAGGATTGTGTTGATGGTGGTCAACTGATCACAAAGGTTTCTGTTGATTTCCGGCAAGTATGCAGAAACTGTTTAGAACTAGAGGTTCATGCTAACATCTTGTAGTATGTAATGACATTTAATCTATAATCGAAGTGTAAacatttttgacattttctGATTCAGAATTTGATTTTTGTACTCCATGAGACTTGATGTGTAGAACTGACAATATGTTTTCTCTTGAGTGAGGGAAAAAGATGCAGAAAGGGAATGAAATCATCTGATTACAAATTTAACCTAAATGATTTGTTTACTTAGTTAGTATTTTAGGGTTTGATCGGAACAAGAGACATCAAAGGAAAATCATTGTTTAGGTCTATGATGCTTAATTAAAGTAAAACTAAGAAATGTACAGTTTGTGTTTAGAAGTCGTATTGTGGGTTTGGTGAAGTTATTTGTGTTGCTTGAATATATTTAAcgttccttctttctttttgagGGAGGGGAATATCGTTCAAATTCTTAGCAATGTTAGTAGTGGAAGAGCTGGCTTATTTAAATCTAAATACCAATTACTTCTGTATTTTATGTATTTGATTTTCACTTGTATCATTCTTGTTTGGTGGGGTGTTGATTGTTATCAATGTCATTTGCATTCTGGTTGCTGTTTCGACATTTCTCTTATCTTAAGTAGGGTGAATATTTTAGAATGCAGTTTTACGTAAAGTTTTATTGCTTCGACTTCCCCAAGATGGATCTTTGTGTAGAAATTAGACTGTTTTATGTTTTGCCTTTATAATATCAACACTTTCTGTAGTTGTGTTTGTTTTTCACAACGGTGCAATTTCAGGCACTAATTATTTGCTAGCATGTTGATGTGTACCTGTTTAATCTAAACATAGTTGCATGTTGTTACTTCATTAAGTTATAGATTTGATCTTGTCATTCTGACATTTCTGGTGCACTCACTTAAGCGTCCTTGCTGCAGGCTGGTTACTATTGTTCGGTTTGTGAATGTGTGGTAAAGGATTCAGCAAATTATTTGGATCACATCAATGGCAAGAAACGTGAGTTACCCTTGTGGCTCTCTGCTGATCTCTCCCCCCCTCTTTATCTCTGTTCATTGACATTTGATTCACGTTGGACTATGGATCTCAATCTTCTCATTATATTTGCTTATGTAATAATCAGATCAAAGGGCTTTGGGTATGTCTATGAGGTCAGAACGAGCAACTCTTGATCAGGTAAGCGTTAAAATGGTATATcatgttttttaatttgtttgtacAATGTGTTGGAAATTTGGCACTATCCTAGTATTGGTGATTGAGATTTGTTGTCAAATTACTGCAAGAGGAATGTTGGGAAAGAAGTAGTTGAACTTGTCTTTGTTCCATATGTTTCTTATGTGTCAAGTGACATGTAACTTTTCTTGATCTTTTGCACATATGACTTTTGCAAATAATGCATTGTTGAACACTTCCATAATACTTTGCCTCTGAAGATATTGATGTTGTTCTCTCAACTTGCATGGGCATGTAGCATTTGAACTTCACTTTTGTGGGAACGACACAAATTCATTTGTTGGGGTCATATATTGAGAAGTCCAGGAATGCTGCTGTCAGACAATTGCTAGTAGTGGACTATGGTCCTTATTGTGGCTTTTGtacaacaacatttcatttccCCAACGCCATAAAATGGCTTTGGGGGGGGGGTGTTTCGGATATATGCAATCTTTTGTAGGTTATAGTAATTGAtttctagttttttttaatCCAATCCTCTTTAGAAAGTGGATCAGCTGTGACCCCAAAATACTTTATTGTGGTTTTTTTGGTAGATGGTAACTCAAGGCCCTAGGGCCATATTTCTTACTTTGTTGATGACTGAGTAGCAGAATTTGGTAATCATTGTGTTTGCGTTTGGAGGGGAAGGTGTAGAGGGCTAGGGGTTGGGGCCTGAGGATGACATCATTCATAGGCTCATATGCGCTATGTCGTTTAACTGTTCTTTTATGTGGCATTATATTGACCATATAGGTGGGTCTTTTGCCTCTCAACTTGCAAGATGTATATACTATTCTTTTGCTCAGGGAGTCGGAATCTTTATTTCTCTGTTGTCATCCTCTGAGATCTCTATTAAGAAAGTCTTGTTGGACTGTCACCATCTCTATTAAGAATCAAGATTAAAGAGCAAATCATTTGTTCCTATTTCTTCTGTCTTTCATTGATAGCCCTGCATTTGATTTTCCCTGTTGATGGCAACAGTCCCTCCATCTATTTAATAATCTAATTGTTTTACTACCCTAACTGTTCTTTCTTATGGATTCATCATCATTTCACTAAGAAACTCCATACACCGATTGTCTGCAAGCAGTCTTTTCTCTACCATTCATTTAAATGGGTTATATTCGGATATCTAAGCAAAATCTAGATCTATTTTGGGGAATGTAGCAACTTTTGCGGATCATACAAATTATTATACTTTTACTTGACTATTAAATGTAACGGAAAGTCTTCAAAAGAAATCATTTTTACGTTATGTCTTGATTGCGATGTTTATGAGCCATTTTCAGTTGAAGCAAcagatgattttttttaaaatcaacttAGACTTATGGAATTCCTTTGACCCAAATAACTTTTTATTTGCTTatagaaaaaagagaaaattttgGCTGTTGATTTTGTAGAAAAAAGACAGTAATTTCTTCTGCATTAGTTTCGCTTTTCTAGATCTCCACACTGTTGTTGAACTTCTTTAAGATGCTTCTGTATACGATTTCTACTGATGTTAGTGGCTATATTGGATCAATGGCATCTATCTTGTTATACGTAGGTACGACAGCGATTTGAGGTGCTCAAGAAGCGGAAAACTACTGGTAGTTTTTCAGAGCAAGGTGAGACAATATCGTTTTGTAGTTGGGGAAATTGTGTTCTTAAAAATTTGTCTTCAGAAGGATGTCAATGTACATGATGCTTTTTACGCGTACTAATATAAGTGCTGCCTCTTTCATTCAGATCTTGACGAAAGAATTTTAAAGCAACAACAAGAGGAGGAAGAGAGAAAACGTCAAAGGCgagagaggaagaaggaaaagaaggtttgtttgattttcgcCTGTTTCGATCTTGCGTACTTTTCACAGAATCATAAGTTTTCATATGTTGGTTGATTCTTTTACCAGAAGGAGAAGGTTGTTGAAGAGGAGACTGAGATAGACCCTGATGTGGCTGCTATGATGGGATTTGGTGGTTTCGGTTCTTCCAAAAAATGAGAAGGCTTTCCCCGAGCAATGCGTATGTTCTACAATGTTAGCTTACGGTGCTGTTAACTTAGttacaatgtatttttagtgaAATTCTGTCGAACTTTTTAGAGGTTTTAAAGGAAAAAGGTGGACTAAATTGttcatgttttc from the Amaranthus tricolor cultivar Red isolate AtriRed21 chromosome 12, ASM2621246v1, whole genome shotgun sequence genome contains:
- the LOC130828129 gene encoding uncharacterized protein LOC130828129 → MSESSNQVVGVDNTFRRKFDREEYLQRAREREENEKDSRFKSKSKGPPVQRKPLKHRDYEVDLESRLGKTQVVTPIAPLSQQAGYYCSVCECVVKDSANYLDHINGKKHQRALGMSMRSERATLDQVRQRFEVLKKRKTTGSFSEQDLDERILKQQQEEEERKRQRRERKKEKKKEKVVEEETEIDPDVAAMMGFGGFGSSKK